The proteins below are encoded in one region of Eulemur rufifrons isolate Redbay chromosome 2, OSU_ERuf_1, whole genome shotgun sequence:
- the MPI gene encoding mannose-6-phosphate isomerase isoform X2: MFPLSCVVQQYAWGKMGSSSEVAQLLASSDPLAQISEDKPYAELWMGTHPRGDAKILDNRITQKTLGQWIAENQDCLGSKVKDTFNGNLPFLFKVLSVETALSIQAHPNKELAEKLHLQAPQHYPDANHKPEMAIALTSFQGLCGFRPVEEIVTFLKKVPEFQFLIGDDAATQLKQSMSRDSQAVASALQSCFSHLMKSEKKVVVEQLNLLVKRISQQVAAGNNMEDISGELLLQLHQQYPGDIGCFAIYFLNLLTLKPGEAMFLGANVPHAYLKGDCVECMACSDNTVRAGLTPKFIDVPTLCEMLSYTPSPSKDRLFLPTRSPEDPYLSIYDPPVPDFTIMKMEVPGSVTEYKVLALDSASILLVVQGAVTASTPTAQTTIPLQRGGVLFIGANESVSLKLTGPKDLLIFRACCLL, translated from the exons A TGTTCCCACTTTCCTGTGTGGTGCAGCAGTATGCCTGGGGGAAGATGGGTTCCAGCAGCGAAGTGGCACAGCTGCTGGCCAGCAGTGACCCACTGGCCCAGATCTCAGAGGACAAGCCCTATGCAGAG CTGTGGATGGGGACACATCCTCGGGGAGATGCCAAGATCCTTGACAACCGGATCACACAGAAGACCCTAGGTCAATGGATTGCTGAGAATCAGGACTGCTTGGGCTCAAAGGTCAAGGACACCTTTAATGGCAACCTGCCCTTCCTCTTCAAAGTGCTCTCTGTTGAAACAGCCCTGTCTATCCAGGCACACCCTAACAAG GAGCTGGCAGAGAAGCTGCATCTTCAGGCTCCACAGCACTACCCTGATGCCAACCACAAGCCAGAGATGGCCATTGCCCTCACCTCGTTCCAGGGCTTATGTGGCTTCCGGCCAGTTGAGGAGATTGTAACCTTTCTGAAGA AGGTGCCTGAGTTCCAGTTCCTGATTGGAGATGATGCGGCAACACAGCTGAAGCAGAGCATGAGCCGTGACTCCCAGGCTGTGGCCTCTGCTCTGCAGAGCTGTTTCTCCCACCTGATGAAGAGTGAGAAGAAGGTGGTGGTAGAGCAGCTCAACCTGTTGGTGAAGCGGATTTCCCAGCAAG TGGCTGCTGGAAACAACATGGAGGACATCTCTGGCGAGCTTTTGCTGCAGCTGCACCAGCAGTACCCAGGTGATATCGGTTGCTTTGCCATCTACTTCCTGAACCTACTTACCCTGAAGCCAGGGGAGGCCATGTTTCTGGGGGCCAATGTGCCCCATGCCTACCTGAAAGGAG ACTGTGTGGAGTGCATGGCCTGTTCAGACAACACAGTACGTGCTGGCCTGACACCCAAGTTCATCGATGTGCCAACCCTATGTGAAATGCTCAGctacacccccagccccagcaaggACAGGCTCTTTCTCCCAACACGGAGTCCGGAAGACCCCTACCTCTCTATCTATGACCCCCCTGTGCCAGACTTCACCATTATGAAGATGGAG GTCCCTGGCTCCGTCACTGAATACAAGGTCTTGGCACTAGACTCTGCCAGCATCCTCCTGGTGGTGCAGGGGGCAGTGACAGCCAGCACACCCACAGCCCAGACAACAATCCCCCTGCAGCGTGGTGGAGTGCTCTTCATCGGGGCCAATGAGAGTGTCTCACTGAAGCTTACTGGGCCTAAGGACCTGCTGATATTCCGTGCCTGCTGTCTGCTGTAG
- the MPI gene encoding mannose-6-phosphate isomerase isoform X3: MAVPRVFPLSCVVQQYAWGKMGSSSEVAQLLASSDPLAQISEDKPYAELWMGTHPRGDAKILDNRITQKTLGQWIAENQDCLGSKVKDTFNGNLPFLFKVLSVETALSIQAHPNKELAEKLHLQAPQHYPDANHKPEMAIALTSFQGLCGFRPVEEIVTFLKMAAGNNMEDISGELLLQLHQQYPGDIGCFAIYFLNLLTLKPGEAMFLGANVPHAYLKGDCVECMACSDNTVRAGLTPKFIDVPTLCEMLSYTPSPSKDRLFLPTRSPEDPYLSIYDPPVPDFTIMKMEVPGSVTEYKVLALDSASILLVVQGAVTASTPTAQTTIPLQRGGVLFIGANESVSLKLTGPKDLLIFRACCLL, encoded by the exons ATGGCTGTTCCTAGAG TGTTCCCACTTTCCTGTGTGGTGCAGCAGTATGCCTGGGGGAAGATGGGTTCCAGCAGCGAAGTGGCACAGCTGCTGGCCAGCAGTGACCCACTGGCCCAGATCTCAGAGGACAAGCCCTATGCAGAG CTGTGGATGGGGACACATCCTCGGGGAGATGCCAAGATCCTTGACAACCGGATCACACAGAAGACCCTAGGTCAATGGATTGCTGAGAATCAGGACTGCTTGGGCTCAAAGGTCAAGGACACCTTTAATGGCAACCTGCCCTTCCTCTTCAAAGTGCTCTCTGTTGAAACAGCCCTGTCTATCCAGGCACACCCTAACAAG GAGCTGGCAGAGAAGCTGCATCTTCAGGCTCCACAGCACTACCCTGATGCCAACCACAAGCCAGAGATGGCCATTGCCCTCACCTCGTTCCAGGGCTTATGTGGCTTCCGGCCAGTTGAGGAGATTGTAACCTTTCTGAAGA TGGCTGCTGGAAACAACATGGAGGACATCTCTGGCGAGCTTTTGCTGCAGCTGCACCAGCAGTACCCAGGTGATATCGGTTGCTTTGCCATCTACTTCCTGAACCTACTTACCCTGAAGCCAGGGGAGGCCATGTTTCTGGGGGCCAATGTGCCCCATGCCTACCTGAAAGGAG ACTGTGTGGAGTGCATGGCCTGTTCAGACAACACAGTACGTGCTGGCCTGACACCCAAGTTCATCGATGTGCCAACCCTATGTGAAATGCTCAGctacacccccagccccagcaaggACAGGCTCTTTCTCCCAACACGGAGTCCGGAAGACCCCTACCTCTCTATCTATGACCCCCCTGTGCCAGACTTCACCATTATGAAGATGGAG GTCCCTGGCTCCGTCACTGAATACAAGGTCTTGGCACTAGACTCTGCCAGCATCCTCCTGGTGGTGCAGGGGGCAGTGACAGCCAGCACACCCACAGCCCAGACAACAATCCCCCTGCAGCGTGGTGGAGTGCTCTTCATCGGGGCCAATGAGAGTGTCTCACTGAAGCTTACTGGGCCTAAGGACCTGCTGATATTCCGTGCCTGCTGTCTGCTGTAG
- the MPI gene encoding mannose-6-phosphate isomerase isoform X1 has protein sequence MAVPRVFPLSCVVQQYAWGKMGSSSEVAQLLASSDPLAQISEDKPYAELWMGTHPRGDAKILDNRITQKTLGQWIAENQDCLGSKVKDTFNGNLPFLFKVLSVETALSIQAHPNKELAEKLHLQAPQHYPDANHKPEMAIALTSFQGLCGFRPVEEIVTFLKKVPEFQFLIGDDAATQLKQSMSRDSQAVASALQSCFSHLMKSEKKVVVEQLNLLVKRISQQVAAGNNMEDISGELLLQLHQQYPGDIGCFAIYFLNLLTLKPGEAMFLGANVPHAYLKGDCVECMACSDNTVRAGLTPKFIDVPTLCEMLSYTPSPSKDRLFLPTRSPEDPYLSIYDPPVPDFTIMKMEVPGSVTEYKVLALDSASILLVVQGAVTASTPTAQTTIPLQRGGVLFIGANESVSLKLTGPKDLLIFRACCLL, from the exons ATGGCTGTTCCTAGAG TGTTCCCACTTTCCTGTGTGGTGCAGCAGTATGCCTGGGGGAAGATGGGTTCCAGCAGCGAAGTGGCACAGCTGCTGGCCAGCAGTGACCCACTGGCCCAGATCTCAGAGGACAAGCCCTATGCAGAG CTGTGGATGGGGACACATCCTCGGGGAGATGCCAAGATCCTTGACAACCGGATCACACAGAAGACCCTAGGTCAATGGATTGCTGAGAATCAGGACTGCTTGGGCTCAAAGGTCAAGGACACCTTTAATGGCAACCTGCCCTTCCTCTTCAAAGTGCTCTCTGTTGAAACAGCCCTGTCTATCCAGGCACACCCTAACAAG GAGCTGGCAGAGAAGCTGCATCTTCAGGCTCCACAGCACTACCCTGATGCCAACCACAAGCCAGAGATGGCCATTGCCCTCACCTCGTTCCAGGGCTTATGTGGCTTCCGGCCAGTTGAGGAGATTGTAACCTTTCTGAAGA AGGTGCCTGAGTTCCAGTTCCTGATTGGAGATGATGCGGCAACACAGCTGAAGCAGAGCATGAGCCGTGACTCCCAGGCTGTGGCCTCTGCTCTGCAGAGCTGTTTCTCCCACCTGATGAAGAGTGAGAAGAAGGTGGTGGTAGAGCAGCTCAACCTGTTGGTGAAGCGGATTTCCCAGCAAG TGGCTGCTGGAAACAACATGGAGGACATCTCTGGCGAGCTTTTGCTGCAGCTGCACCAGCAGTACCCAGGTGATATCGGTTGCTTTGCCATCTACTTCCTGAACCTACTTACCCTGAAGCCAGGGGAGGCCATGTTTCTGGGGGCCAATGTGCCCCATGCCTACCTGAAAGGAG ACTGTGTGGAGTGCATGGCCTGTTCAGACAACACAGTACGTGCTGGCCTGACACCCAAGTTCATCGATGTGCCAACCCTATGTGAAATGCTCAGctacacccccagccccagcaaggACAGGCTCTTTCTCCCAACACGGAGTCCGGAAGACCCCTACCTCTCTATCTATGACCCCCCTGTGCCAGACTTCACCATTATGAAGATGGAG GTCCCTGGCTCCGTCACTGAATACAAGGTCTTGGCACTAGACTCTGCCAGCATCCTCCTGGTGGTGCAGGGGGCAGTGACAGCCAGCACACCCACAGCCCAGACAACAATCCCCCTGCAGCGTGGTGGAGTGCTCTTCATCGGGGCCAATGAGAGTGTCTCACTGAAGCTTACTGGGCCTAAGGACCTGCTGATATTCCGTGCCTGCTGTCTGCTGTAG